In one window of Pieris brassicae chromosome 10, ilPieBrab1.1, whole genome shotgun sequence DNA:
- the LOC123714794 gene encoding fibroin heavy chain-like isoform X23, with the protein MVSCKVLLALALVTIVSSTPTFLHHHHHHDLRGGLSLKANLGLGISGGLNLIFGKHRLNNRVCDQDTHKLLLGYKKPRHIHDIYGLVPNLITGLGGIIDTHVDGYGSLLARLVIAYSRISVCLNIKPGSPTPPFCVRDFSQFGVKGCGKNALEIVQRFQVINAVQLVNAHIHKYTDGRGIGSTKGFIYVMFKIGLEIAQGIDNRQNINKNSFNWVFLQVTILIGAFGNSYKADLGASVSLGIIKTCHPILHKHGYPGVLHLWQEVNLIIKPCNGIRGPFNPIDDNDGDDKDIDLGDWNDDNDDDDNEGSSGTGKGVGQGQGNSNDGGSSGSGYGYGQGQGNSNNGGSSGTGKGVGQGQGNSNNGGNSGTGKGVGQGQGNSNIDGSSGTGKGVGQGQGNSNGAGSSGSGYGYGQGQGNSNGAGSSGSGYGYGQGQGNSNNGGSSGTGKGVGQGQGNSNAGGSSGSGYGYGQGQGNSNAGGSSGSGYGYGQGQGNSNDGGSSGSGYGYGQGQGNSNNGGSSGTGKGVGQGQGNSNNGGNSGTGKGVGQGQGNSNIDGSSGTGKGVGQGQGNSNGAGSSGSGYGYGQGQGNSNGAGSSGSGYGYGQGQGNSNNGGSSGTGKGVGQGQGNSNAGGSSGSGYGYGQGQGNSNNGGSSGTGKGVGQGQGNSNDGGSSGSGYGYGQGQGNSNNGGSSGSGYGYGQGQGNSNDDDSSGSGKGVGQGQGNSNNGGSSGSGKGVGQGQGNSNDGGSSGSGYGYGQGQANSNNGGSSGTGQGFGQGQGNSNAGGSSGSGYGYGQGQGNSNDDDSSGSGKGVGQGQGNSNDGGSSGSGYGYGQGQGNSNNGGSSGTGKGVGQGQGNSNDDDSSGSGKGVGQGQGNSNDDDSSGSGKGVGQGQGNSNDGGSSGSGYGYGQGQGNSNNGGSSGTGKGVGQGQGNSNAGGSSGSGNGYGQGQGNSNDGGSSGTGKGVGQGQGNSNDGGSSGSGYGQGQGNSNNGGSSGTGKGVGQGQGNSNDDDSSGSGKGVGQRQGNSNNGGSSGSGKGVGQEQGNSNDGGSSGSGKRFGQGQGNSKQGSDGFGFGFGFGSGQGSFKYGQCINVVAIPSFNGYRSNPFSSNYESGVSWAFIPESDFNGNNYRNSARIY; encoded by the exons ATGGTGTCTTGTAAAGTCCTCTTGGCTTTGGCCTTG GTCACCATAGTATCAAGTACTCCAACATTCCttcaccaccaccaccaccacgATCTTCGTGGTGGGCTAAGTCTTAAAGCAAAT CTTGGACTTGGTATTTCTGGAGGATTAAACTTGATATTTGGGAAACATAGAC taaacAACAGAGTATGCGACCAGGACACTCACAAATTATTGCTTGGATATA aaaaacctCGTCACATCCATGACATCTATGGATTGGTGCCGAATT TGATCACAGGATTGGGTGGCATCATTGATACACACGTTGATGGGt ATGGTTCTCTGCTCGCAAGAT TGGTGATTGCATACTCAAGAATCTCCGTGTGCCTCAATATTAAACCAG GATCTCCCACGCCGCCATTCTGCGTACGGGACTTCTCTCAGTTTGGAGTAAAAGGATGCGGAAAGAATGCTCTCGAAATAGTTCAGCGATTCCAAGTTATCAACGCGGTTCAACTCGTCAATGCTCACATCCACAAATACACCGATGGCAGAG GAATCGGTTCGACAAAGGGCTTCATTTACGTGATGTTCAAGATTGGTCTGGAAATTGCTCAGGGAATTGACA acagACAAAATATCAACAAGAATTCTTTCAACTGGGTGTTCCTGCAAG TTACCATATTGATCGGTGCTTTCGGGAACTCCTACAAAGCGGAct TGGGAGCTTCAGTTTCTTTGGGAATAATCAAGACATGCCACCCAATTCTTCACAAACACGGATATCCAG GCGTCTTGCACTTGTGGCAGGAAGTGAACCTTATAATAAAACCATGTAATGGTATCAGAGGACCATTTAATCCAATTGATGACAATGATGGTGACGATAAAGACATTGATTTAGGTGATTGGAATGATGATAATGATGACGATGATAATGAAGGCAGCTCTGGCACTGGAAAAGGCGTCGGACAAGGACAAGGCAACTCCAACGATGGTGGTAGCTCTGGCTCTGGATATGGATACGGACAAGGACAAGGCAACTCCAACAATGGAGGTAGCTCTGGCACTGGAAAAGGCGTCGGACAAGGACAAGGCAACTCCAACAATGGAGGTAACTCTGGCACTGGAAAAGGCGTCGGACAAGGACAAGGCAACTCCAACATTGATGGTAGCTCTGGCACTGGAAAAGGTGTGGGACAAGGACAAGGCAACTCCAACGGTGCTGGTAGCTCTGGCTCTGGATATGGATACGGACAAGGACAAGGCAACTCCAACGGTGCTGGTAGCTCTGGCTCTGGATATGGATACGGACAAGGACAAGGCAACTCCAACAATGGAGGTAGCTCTGGCACTGGAAAAGGCGTCGGACAAGGACAAGGCAACTCCAATGCTGGTGGTAGCTCTGGCTCTGGATATGGATACGGACAAGGACAAGGCAACTCCAATGCTGGTGGTAGCTCTGGCTCTGGATATGGATACGGACAAGGACAAGGCAACTCCAACGATGGTGGTAGCTCTGGCTCTGGATATGGATACGGACAAGGACAAGGCAACTCCAACAATGGAGGTAGCTCTGGCACTGGAAAAGGCGTCGGACAAGGACAAGGCAACTCCAACAATGGAGGTAACTCTGGCACTGGAAAAGGCGTCGGACAAGGACAAGGCAACTCCAACATTGATGGTAGCTCTGGCACTGGAAAAGGTGTGGGACAAGGACAAGGCAACTCCAACGGTGCTGGTAGCTCTGGCTCTGGATATGGATACGGACAAGGACAAGGCAACTCCAACGGTGCTGGTAGCTCTGGCTCTGGATATGGATACGGACAAGGACAAGGCAACTCCAACAATGGAGGTAGCTCTGGCACTGGAAAAGGCGTCGGACAAGGACAAGGCAACTCCAATGCTGGTGGTAGCTCTGGCTCTGGATATGGATACGGACAAGGACAAGGCAACTCCAACAATGGAGGTAGCTCTGGCACTGGAAAAGGCGTCGGACAAGGACAAGGCAACTCCAACGATGGTGGTAGCTCTGGCTCTGGATATGGATACGGACAAGGACAAGGCAACTCCAACAATGGAGGTAGCTCTGGCTCTGGATATGGATACGGACAAGGACAAGGCAACTCCAACGATGATGATAGCTCTGGCTCTGGAAAAGGTGTCGGACAAGGACAAGGCAACTCCAACAATGGTGGTAGCTCTGGCTCTGGAAAAGGTGTAGGACAAGGACAAGGTAACTCCAACGATGGTGGTAGCTCTGGCTCTGGATATGGATACGGACAAGGACAAGCCAACTCCAACAATGGTGGTAGCTCTGGCACTGGACAAG GCTTCGGACAAGGACAAGGCAACTCCAATGCTGGTGGTAGCTCTGGCTCTGGATATGGATACGGACAAGGACAAGGCAACTCCAACGATGATGATAGCTCTGGCTCTGGAAAAGGTGTCGGACAAGGACAAGGCAACTCCAACGATGGTGGTAGCTCTGGCTCTGGATATGGATACGGACAAGGACAAGGCAACTCCAACAATGGAGGTAGCTCTGGCACTGGAAAAGGCGTCGGACAAGGACAAGGCAACTCCAACGATGATGATAGCTCTGGCTCTGGAAAAGGTGTCGGACAAGGACAAG GCAACTCCAACGATGATGATAGCTCTGGCTCTGGAAAAGGTGTCGGACAAGGACAAGGCAACTCCAACGATGGTGGTAGCTCTGGCTCTGGATATGGATACGGACAAGGACAAGGCAACTCCAACAATGGTGGTAGCTCTGGCACTGGAAAAGGTGTGGGACAAGGACAAGGCAACTCCAACGCTGGTGGTAGCTCTGGCTCTGGAAATGGATACGGACAAGGACAAGGCAACTCCAACGATGGTGGTAGCTCTGGCACTGGAAAAGGCGTCGGACAAGGACAAGGCAACTCCAACGATGGTGGTAGCTCTGGCTCTGGATACGGACAAGGACAAGGCAACTCCAACAATGGTGGTAGCTCTGGCACTGGAAAAGGCGTCGGACAAGGACAAGGCAACTCCAACGATGATGATAGCTCTGGCTCTGGAAAAGGTGTCGGACAACGACAAGGCAACTCCAACAATGGTGGTAGCTCTGGCTCTGGAAAAGGTGTAGGACAAGAACAAGGTAACTCCAACGATGGTGGTAGCTCTGGCTCTGGAAAAAGATTCGGACAAGGACAAGGCAACTCCAAACAAGGCAGTGACGGCTTCGGATTCGGTTTTGGTTTCGGTTCTGGCCAAGGATCTTTTAAATATGGACAATGTATTAATGTGGTTGCTATTCCGTCTTTCAATGGTTATAGATCAAACCCATTCTCTAGCAACTATGAAAGTGGTGTTTCCTGGGCATTTATACCAGAGTCTGACTTCAATGGAAATAATTACAGAAACAGTgcaagaatttattaa
- the LOC123714794 gene encoding fibroin heavy chain-like isoform X24, with the protein MVSCKVLLALALVTIVSSTPTFLHHHHHHDLRGGLSLKANLGLGISGGLNLIFGKHRLNNRVCDQDTHKLLLGYKKPRHIHDIYGLVPNLITGLGGIIDTHVDGYGSLLARLVIAYSRISVCLNIKPGSPTPPFCVRDFSQFGVKGCGKNALEIVQRFQVINAVQLVNAHIHKYTDGRGIGSTKGFIYVMFKIGLEIAQGIDNRQNINKNSFNWVFLQVTILIGAFGNSYKADLGASVSLGIIKTCHPILHKHGYPGVLHLWQEVNLIIKPCNGIRGPFNPIDDNDGDDKDIDLGDWNDDNDDDDNEGSSGTGKGVGQGQGNSNDGGSSGSGYGYGQGQGNSNNGGSSGTGKGVGQGQGNSNNGGNSGTGKGVGQGQGNSNIDGSSGTGKGVGQGQGNSNGAGSSGSGYGYGQGQGNSNGAGSSGSGYGYGQGQGNSNNGGSSGTGKGVGQGQGNSNAGGSSGSGYGYGQGQGNSNAGGSSGSGYGYGQGQGNSNDGGSSGSGYGYGQGQGNSNNGGSSGTGKGVGQGQGNSNNGGNSGTGKGVGQGQGNSNIDGSSGTGKGVGQGQGNSNGAGSSGSGYGYGQGQGNSNGAGSSGSGYGYGQGQGNSNNGGSSGTGKGVGQGQGNSNAGGSSGSGYGYGQGQGNSNNGGSSGTGKGVGQGQGNSNDGGSSGSGYGYGQGQGNSNNGGSSGSGYGYGQGQGNSNDDDSSGSGKGVGQGQGNSNNGGSSGSGKGVGQGQGNSNDGGSSGSGYGYGQGQANSNNGGSSGTGQGFGQGQGNSNAGGSSGSGYGYGQGQGNSNDDDSSGSGKGVGQGQGNSNNGGSSGSGKGVGQGQGNSNAGGSSGSGYGYGQGQGNSNDGGSSGSGYGYGQGQGNSNDDDSSGSGKGVGQGQGNSNDGGSSGSGYGYGQGQGNSNNGGSSGTGKGVGQGQGNSNAGGSSGSGNGYGQGQGNSNDGGSSGTGKGVGQGQGNSNDGGSSGSGYGQGQGNSNNGGSSGTGKGVGQGQGNSNDDDSSGSGKGVGQRQGNSNNGGSSGSGKGVGQEQGNSNDGGSSGSGKRFGQGQGNSKQGSDGFGFGFGFGSGQGSFKYGQCINVVAIPSFNGYRSNPFSSNYESGVSWAFIPESDFNGNNYRNSARIY; encoded by the exons ATGGTGTCTTGTAAAGTCCTCTTGGCTTTGGCCTTG GTCACCATAGTATCAAGTACTCCAACATTCCttcaccaccaccaccaccacgATCTTCGTGGTGGGCTAAGTCTTAAAGCAAAT CTTGGACTTGGTATTTCTGGAGGATTAAACTTGATATTTGGGAAACATAGAC taaacAACAGAGTATGCGACCAGGACACTCACAAATTATTGCTTGGATATA aaaaacctCGTCACATCCATGACATCTATGGATTGGTGCCGAATT TGATCACAGGATTGGGTGGCATCATTGATACACACGTTGATGGGt ATGGTTCTCTGCTCGCAAGAT TGGTGATTGCATACTCAAGAATCTCCGTGTGCCTCAATATTAAACCAG GATCTCCCACGCCGCCATTCTGCGTACGGGACTTCTCTCAGTTTGGAGTAAAAGGATGCGGAAAGAATGCTCTCGAAATAGTTCAGCGATTCCAAGTTATCAACGCGGTTCAACTCGTCAATGCTCACATCCACAAATACACCGATGGCAGAG GAATCGGTTCGACAAAGGGCTTCATTTACGTGATGTTCAAGATTGGTCTGGAAATTGCTCAGGGAATTGACA acagACAAAATATCAACAAGAATTCTTTCAACTGGGTGTTCCTGCAAG TTACCATATTGATCGGTGCTTTCGGGAACTCCTACAAAGCGGAct TGGGAGCTTCAGTTTCTTTGGGAATAATCAAGACATGCCACCCAATTCTTCACAAACACGGATATCCAG GCGTCTTGCACTTGTGGCAGGAAGTGAACCTTATAATAAAACCATGTAATGGTATCAGAGGACCATTTAATCCAATTGATGACAATGATGGTGACGATAAAGACATTGATTTAGGTGATTGGAATGATGATAATGATGACGATGATAATGAAGGCAGCTCTGGCACTGGAAAAGGCGTCGGACAAGGACAAGGCAACTCCAACGATGGTGGTAGCTCTGGCTCTGGATATGGATACGGACAAGGACAAGGCAACTCCAACAATGGAGGTAGCTCTGGCACTGGAAAAGGCGTCGGACAAGGACAAGGCAACTCCAACAATGGAGGTAACTCTGGCACTGGAAAAGGCGTCGGACAAGGACAAGGCAACTCCAACATTGATGGTAGCTCTGGCACTGGAAAAGGTGTGGGACAAGGACAAGGCAACTCCAACGGTGCTGGTAGCTCTGGCTCTGGATATGGATACGGACAAGGACAAGGCAACTCCAACGGTGCTGGTAGCTCTGGCTCTGGATATGGATACGGACAAGGACAAGGCAACTCCAACAATGGAGGTAGCTCTGGCACTGGAAAAGGCGTCGGACAAGGACAAGGCAACTCCAATGCTGGTGGTAGCTCTGGCTCTGGATATGGATACGGACAAGGACAAGGCAACTCCAATGCTGGTGGTAGCTCTGGCTCTGGATATGGATACGGACAAGGACAAGGCAACTCCAACGATGGTGGTAGCTCTGGCTCTGGATATGGATACGGACAAGGACAAGGCAACTCCAACAATGGAGGTAGCTCTGGCACTGGAAAAGGCGTCGGACAAGGACAAGGCAACTCCAACAATGGAGGTAACTCTGGCACTGGAAAAGGCGTCGGACAAGGACAAGGCAACTCCAACATTGATGGTAGCTCTGGCACTGGAAAAGGTGTGGGACAAGGACAAGGCAACTCCAACGGTGCTGGTAGCTCTGGCTCTGGATATGGATACGGACAAGGACAAGGCAACTCCAACGGTGCTGGTAGCTCTGGCTCTGGATATGGATACGGACAAGGACAAGGCAACTCCAACAATGGAGGTAGCTCTGGCACTGGAAAAGGCGTCGGACAAGGACAAGGCAACTCCAATGCTGGTGGTAGCTCTGGCTCTGGATATGGATACGGACAAGGACAAGGCAACTCCAACAATGGAGGTAGCTCTGGCACTGGAAAAGGCGTCGGACAAGGACAAGGCAACTCCAACGATGGTGGTAGCTCTGGCTCTGGATATGGATACGGACAAGGACAAGGCAACTCCAACAATGGAGGTAGCTCTGGCTCTGGATATGGATACGGACAAGGACAAGGCAACTCCAACGATGATGATAGCTCTGGCTCTGGAAAAGGTGTCGGACAAGGACAAGGCAACTCCAACAATGGTGGTAGCTCTGGCTCTGGAAAAGGTGTAGGACAAGGACAAGGTAACTCCAACGATGGTGGTAGCTCTGGCTCTGGATATGGATACGGACAAGGACAAGCCAACTCCAACAATGGTGGTAGCTCTGGCACTGGACAAG GCTTCGGACAAGGACAAGGCAACTCCAATGCTGGTGGTAGCTCTGGCTCTGGATATGGATACGGACAAGGACAAGGCAACTCCAACGATGATGATAGCTCTGGCTCTGGAAAAGGTGTCGGACAAGGACAAG GCAACTCCAACAATGGTGGTAGCTCTGGCTCTGGAAAAGGTGTGGGACAAGGACAAGGCAACTCCAACGCTGGTGGTAGCTCTGGCTCTGGATATGGATACGGACAAGGACAAGGCAACTCCAACGATGGTGGTAGCTCTGGCTCTGGATATGGATACGGACAAGGACAAGGCAACTCCAACGATGATGATAGCTCTGGCTCTGGAAAAGGTGTCGGACAAGGACAAGGCAACTCCAACGATGGTGGTAGCTCTGGCTCTGGATATGGATACGGACAAGGACAAGGCAACTCCAACAATGGTGGTAGCTCTGGCACTGGAAAAGGTGTGGGACAAGGACAAGGCAACTCCAACGCTGGTGGTAGCTCTGGCTCTGGAAATGGATACGGACAAGGACAAGGCAACTCCAACGATGGTGGTAGCTCTGGCACTGGAAAAGGCGTCGGACAAGGACAAGGCAACTCCAACGATGGTGGTAGCTCTGGCTCTGGATACGGACAAGGACAAGGCAACTCCAACAATGGTGGTAGCTCTGGCACTGGAAAAGGCGTCGGACAAGGACAAGGCAACTCCAACGATGATGATAGCTCTGGCTCTGGAAAAGGTGTCGGACAACGACAAGGCAACTCCAACAATGGTGGTAGCTCTGGCTCTGGAAAAGGTGTAGGACAAGAACAAGGTAACTCCAACGATGGTGGTAGCTCTGGCTCTGGAAAAAGATTCGGACAAGGACAAGGCAACTCCAAACAAGGCAGTGACGGCTTCGGATTCGGTTTTGGTTTCGGTTCTGGCCAAGGATCTTTTAAATATGGACAATGTATTAATGTGGTTGCTATTCCGTCTTTCAATGGTTATAGATCAAACCCATTCTCTAGCAACTATGAAAGTGGTGTTTCCTGGGCATTTATACCAGAGTCTGACTTCAATGGAAATAATTACAGAAACAGTgcaagaatttattaa
- the LOC123714794 gene encoding fibroin heavy chain-like isoform X25, producing the protein MVSCKVLLALALVTIVSSTPTFLHHHHHHDLRGGLSLKANLGLGISGGLNLIFGKHRLNNRVCDQDTHKLLLGYKKPRHIHDIYGLVPNLITGLGGIIDTHVDGYGSLLARLVIAYSRISVCLNIKPGSPTPPFCVRDFSQFGVKGCGKNALEIVQRFQVINAVQLVNAHIHKYTDGRGIGSTKGFIYVMFKIGLEIAQGIDNRQNINKNSFNWVFLQVTILIGAFGNSYKADLGASVSLGIIKTCHPILHKHGYPGVLHLWQEVNLIIKPCNGIRGPFNPIDDNDGDDKDIDLGDWNDDNDDDDNEGSSGTGKGVGQGQGNSNDGGSSGSGYGYGQGQGNSNNGGSSGTGKGVGQGQGNSNNGGNSGTGKGVGQGQGNSNIDGSSGTGKGVGQGQGNSNGAGSSGSGYGYGQGQGNSNGAGSSGSGYGYGQGQGNSNNGGSSGTGKGVGQGQGNSNAGGSSGSGYGYGQGQGNSNAGGSSGSGYGYGQGQGNSNDGGSSGSGYGYGQGQGNSNNGGSSGTGKGVGQGQGNSNNGGNSGTGKGVGQGQGNSNIDGSSGTGKGVGQGQGNSNGAGSSGSGYGYGQGQGNSNGAGSSGSGYGYGQGQGNSNNGGSSGTGKGVGQGQGNSNAGGSSGSGYGYGQGQGNSNNGGSSGTGKGVGQGQGNSNDGGSSGSGYGYGQGQGNSNNGGSSGSGYGYGQGQGNSNDDDSSGSGKGVGQGQGNSNNGGSSGSGKGVGQGQGNSNDGGSSGSGYGYGQGQANSNNGGSSGTGQGFGQGQGNSNAGGSSGSGYGYGQGQGNSNDDDSSGSGKGVGQGQGNSNDGGSSGSGYGYGQGQGNSNNGGSSGTGKGVGQGQGNSNDGGSSGSGYGYGQGQGNSNDDDSSGSGKGVGQGQGNSNDGGSSGSGYGYGQGQGNSNNGGSSGTGKGVGQGQGNSNAGGSSGSGNGYGQGQGNSNDGGSSGTGKGVGQGQGNSNDGGSSGSGYGQGQGNSNNGGSSGTGKGVGQGQGNSNDDDSSGSGKGVGQRQGNSNNGGSSGSGKGVGQEQGNSNDGGSSGSGKRFGQGQGNSKQGSDGFGFGFGFGSGQGSFKYGQCINVVAIPSFNGYRSNPFSSNYESGVSWAFIPESDFNGNNYRNSARIY; encoded by the exons ATGGTGTCTTGTAAAGTCCTCTTGGCTTTGGCCTTG GTCACCATAGTATCAAGTACTCCAACATTCCttcaccaccaccaccaccacgATCTTCGTGGTGGGCTAAGTCTTAAAGCAAAT CTTGGACTTGGTATTTCTGGAGGATTAAACTTGATATTTGGGAAACATAGAC taaacAACAGAGTATGCGACCAGGACACTCACAAATTATTGCTTGGATATA aaaaacctCGTCACATCCATGACATCTATGGATTGGTGCCGAATT TGATCACAGGATTGGGTGGCATCATTGATACACACGTTGATGGGt ATGGTTCTCTGCTCGCAAGAT TGGTGATTGCATACTCAAGAATCTCCGTGTGCCTCAATATTAAACCAG GATCTCCCACGCCGCCATTCTGCGTACGGGACTTCTCTCAGTTTGGAGTAAAAGGATGCGGAAAGAATGCTCTCGAAATAGTTCAGCGATTCCAAGTTATCAACGCGGTTCAACTCGTCAATGCTCACATCCACAAATACACCGATGGCAGAG GAATCGGTTCGACAAAGGGCTTCATTTACGTGATGTTCAAGATTGGTCTGGAAATTGCTCAGGGAATTGACA acagACAAAATATCAACAAGAATTCTTTCAACTGGGTGTTCCTGCAAG TTACCATATTGATCGGTGCTTTCGGGAACTCCTACAAAGCGGAct TGGGAGCTTCAGTTTCTTTGGGAATAATCAAGACATGCCACCCAATTCTTCACAAACACGGATATCCAG GCGTCTTGCACTTGTGGCAGGAAGTGAACCTTATAATAAAACCATGTAATGGTATCAGAGGACCATTTAATCCAATTGATGACAATGATGGTGACGATAAAGACATTGATTTAGGTGATTGGAATGATGATAATGATGACGATGATAATGAAGGCAGCTCTGGCACTGGAAAAGGCGTCGGACAAGGACAAGGCAACTCCAACGATGGTGGTAGCTCTGGCTCTGGATATGGATACGGACAAGGACAAGGCAACTCCAACAATGGAGGTAGCTCTGGCACTGGAAAAGGCGTCGGACAAGGACAAGGCAACTCCAACAATGGAGGTAACTCTGGCACTGGAAAAGGCGTCGGACAAGGACAAGGCAACTCCAACATTGATGGTAGCTCTGGCACTGGAAAAGGTGTGGGACAAGGACAAGGCAACTCCAACGGTGCTGGTAGCTCTGGCTCTGGATATGGATACGGACAAGGACAAGGCAACTCCAACGGTGCTGGTAGCTCTGGCTCTGGATATGGATACGGACAAGGACAAGGCAACTCCAACAATGGAGGTAGCTCTGGCACTGGAAAAGGCGTCGGACAAGGACAAGGCAACTCCAATGCTGGTGGTAGCTCTGGCTCTGGATATGGATACGGACAAGGACAAGGCAACTCCAATGCTGGTGGTAGCTCTGGCTCTGGATATGGATACGGACAAGGACAAGGCAACTCCAACGATGGTGGTAGCTCTGGCTCTGGATATGGATACGGACAAGGACAAGGCAACTCCAACAATGGAGGTAGCTCTGGCACTGGAAAAGGCGTCGGACAAGGACAAGGCAACTCCAACAATGGAGGTAACTCTGGCACTGGAAAAGGCGTCGGACAAGGACAAGGCAACTCCAACATTGATGGTAGCTCTGGCACTGGAAAAGGTGTGGGACAAGGACAAGGCAACTCCAACGGTGCTGGTAGCTCTGGCTCTGGATATGGATACGGACAAGGACAAGGCAACTCCAACGGTGCTGGTAGCTCTGGCTCTGGATATGGATACGGACAAGGACAAGGCAACTCCAACAATGGAGGTAGCTCTGGCACTGGAAAAGGCGTCGGACAAGGACAAGGCAACTCCAATGCTGGTGGTAGCTCTGGCTCTGGATATGGATACGGACAAGGACAAGGCAACTCCAACAATGGAGGTAGCTCTGGCACTGGAAAAGGCGTCGGACAAGGACAAGGCAACTCCAACGATGGTGGTAGCTCTGGCTCTGGATATGGATACGGACAAGGACAAGGCAACTCCAACAATGGAGGTAGCTCTGGCTCTGGATATGGATACGGACAAGGACAAGGCAACTCCAACGATGATGATAGCTCTGGCTCTGGAAAAGGTGTCGGACAAGGACAAGGCAACTCCAACAATGGTGGTAGCTCTGGCTCTGGAAAAGGTGTAGGACAAGGACAAGGTAACTCCAACGATGGTGGTAGCTCTGGCTCTGGATATGGATACGGACAAGGACAAGCCAACTCCAACAATGGTGGTAGCTCTGGCACTGGACAAG GCTTCGGACAAGGACAAGGCAACTCCAATGCTGGTGGTAGCTCTGGCTCTGGATATGGATACGGACAAGGACAAGGCAACTCCAACGATGATGATAGCTCTGGCTCTGGAAAAGGTGTCGGACAAGGACAAGGCAACTCCAACGATGGTGGTAGCTCTGGCTCTGGATATGGATACGGACAAGGACAAGGCAACTCCAACAATGGAGGTAGCTCTGGCACTGGAAAAGGCGTCGGACAAGGACAAG GCAACTCCAACGATGGTGGTAGCTCTGGCTCTGGATATGGATACGGACAAGGACAAGGCAACTCCAACGATGATGATAGCTCTGGCTCTGGAAAAGGTGTCGGACAAGGACAAGGCAACTCCAACGATGGTGGTAGCTCTGGCTCTGGATATGGATACGGACAAGGACAAGGCAACTCCAACAATGGTGGTAGCTCTGGCACTGGAAAAGGTGTGGGACAAGGACAAGGCAACTCCAACGCTGGTGGTAGCTCTGGCTCTGGAAATGGATACGGACAAGGACAAGGCAACTCCAACGATGGTGGTAGCTCTGGCACTGGAAAAGGCGTCGGACAAGGACAAGGCAACTCCAACGATGGTGGTAGCTCTGGCTCTGGATACGGACAAGGACAAGGCAACTCCAACAATGGTGGTAGCTCTGGCACTGGAAAAGGCGTCGGACAAGGACAAGGCAACTCCAACGATGATGATAGCTCTGGCTCTGGAAAAGGTGTCGGACAACGACAAGGCAACTCCAACAATGGTGGTAGCTCTGGCTCTGGAAAAGGTGTAGGACAAGAACAAGGTAACTCCAACGATGGTGGTAGCTCTGGCTCTGGAAAAAGATTCGGACAAGGACAAGGCAACTCCAAACAAGGCAGTGACGGCTTCGGATTCGGTTTTGGTTTCGGTTCTGGCCAAGGATCTTTTAAATATGGACAATGTATTAATGTGGTTGCTATTCCGTCTTTCAATGGTTATAGATCAAACCCATTCTCTAGCAACTATGAAAGTGGTGTTTCCTGGGCATTTATACCAGAGTCTGACTTCAATGGAAATAATTACAGAAACAGTgcaagaatttattaa